In the genome of Kitasatospora cathayae, one region contains:
- a CDS encoding tetratricopeptide repeat protein, whose product MGIFGRKKKQSSPAGLDIGGGMRLHIEASPQEIKRMVKDLRVRAEAGDVEAMADLGRMLEYQGKLEEAMLWHQRAAVAGDVDSAAWLADRLLKLGQTETGLDYLRRAARGGHLSATFNLGAILLSQDQNSEEGARWMLRAAEAGHQKAIDYLGIDMAKVRATREDVARDVAKAEQGDAEAAHRAARVLLDLGEGEQAERMLEIAANGGIADAAWELALRVHDRGDTPRAVELLEQAGRNGRAGGAKLAGIWLYTEGQPAAAVPLLRRAVAEGEELLTPVLGAALSAAGDLDGAEAVLRPSAEAGDWQAQYNLLAVLQQKAARTGGDQTTEEMWSLLSRATVGLHAQAQERLDAGEPQRAIDLLLIGARAGDPAAQRSLGELLLSIDPKDPEGKEWLRRSGGRR is encoded by the coding sequence ATGGGCATATTCGGGCGGAAGAAGAAGCAGTCATCGCCGGCCGGGCTCGACATCGGCGGCGGGATGCGCCTGCACATCGAGGCCTCGCCGCAGGAGATCAAGCGGATGGTCAAGGACCTCCGGGTCCGGGCCGAGGCCGGGGACGTCGAGGCGATGGCCGACCTGGGGCGGATGCTCGAGTACCAGGGCAAGCTGGAGGAGGCCATGCTGTGGCACCAGCGGGCCGCCGTCGCCGGTGACGTGGACTCGGCCGCCTGGCTCGCCGACCGACTGCTCAAACTGGGGCAGACCGAGACGGGCCTCGACTACCTGCGCCGCGCCGCCCGCGGTGGACACCTCTCGGCCACCTTCAACCTCGGTGCCATCCTGCTGAGTCAGGACCAGAACAGCGAGGAGGGCGCCCGCTGGATGCTGCGCGCCGCGGAGGCGGGCCACCAGAAGGCGATCGACTACCTCGGCATCGACATGGCCAAGGTCCGGGCCACCCGGGAGGACGTCGCCCGGGACGTCGCCAAGGCCGAGCAGGGCGACGCCGAGGCCGCGCACCGGGCGGCGAGGGTGCTGCTGGACCTCGGCGAGGGCGAGCAGGCCGAGCGCATGCTGGAGATCGCCGCGAACGGCGGGATCGCCGACGCCGCATGGGAGTTGGCGCTGCGAGTGCACGACCGCGGCGACACCCCGCGGGCCGTGGAACTGCTGGAGCAGGCCGGCCGCAACGGGCGCGCCGGGGGTGCCAAGCTCGCCGGGATCTGGCTGTACACCGAAGGCCAACCGGCGGCCGCGGTGCCGCTGCTGCGCCGGGCGGTCGCGGAGGGGGAGGAGCTGCTCACCCCGGTGCTCGGCGCCGCCCTCAGCGCCGCGGGCGACTTGGACGGCGCGGAGGCGGTACTGCGCCCGTCGGCCGAGGCGGGCGACTGGCAGGCGCAGTACAACCTGCTGGCCGTCCTCCAGCAGAAGGCGGCGCGTACGGGCGGTGACCAGACGACCGAGGAGATGTGGAGTCTGCTCTCCCGGGCCACGGTCGGTCTGCACGCACAGGCCCAGGAACGCCTGGACGCCGGAGAGCCGCAGCGGGCGATCGACCTGCTGCTGATCGGCGCCCGGGCGGGCGACCCGGCGGCCCAGCGGTCCCTGGGAGAGCTGCTGTTGTCCATCGACCCGAAGGATCCCGAGGGGAAGGAGTGGCTGCGGCGCTCGGGCGGCCGGCGCTGA
- a CDS encoding LysR family transcriptional regulator yields MIDVQRLAVLREVSRRGSFNQAALALHCTPSAVSQQVAALERGLGAPVVERSTRGVTLTDAGRLLVEAADAIAAELTDTQQRIARLTAERTALTVATFASGGRRLLPAALAGFAADHPEVELTILEAEPEESLPAVREGRADLALAYHFEGPPPARPGDRSGLDWTKLGEDPLRVVLPRLHPAAARYRDRPEAPHLVELADQRWILGCHKSAGQLARYADLAGVDLRICCTATDYDFAQSLVHAGIGIALIPEIGLARDPELVALPLAGPSPRRHLGLALARRRRGQVARLAEELACRLVAEAGAGAGAGAGAGAGTGGTGGAGGTGGAGRAEGEAEAPGRTPAGAVRR; encoded by the coding sequence TTGATCGACGTCCAGCGACTGGCCGTGCTGCGGGAGGTTTCCCGCCGTGGCAGCTTCAACCAGGCGGCCCTGGCGCTGCACTGCACCCCCTCGGCCGTCTCCCAGCAGGTCGCCGCGCTGGAACGCGGCCTCGGCGCGCCCGTCGTGGAGCGCTCCACCCGAGGGGTCACGCTCACCGACGCGGGTCGGCTGCTGGTGGAGGCCGCCGACGCGATCGCCGCCGAACTCACCGACACCCAGCAGCGCATCGCCCGGCTGACCGCCGAGCGGACCGCCCTGACCGTCGCCACCTTCGCCAGCGGCGGACGACGACTGCTGCCCGCGGCGCTCGCCGGCTTCGCCGCCGACCATCCGGAGGTGGAGCTGACCATCCTGGAGGCGGAACCGGAGGAGAGTCTGCCCGCCGTCCGCGAGGGACGGGCCGACCTCGCCCTCGCCTACCACTTCGAGGGCCCGCCGCCCGCCCGCCCCGGCGACCGGTCCGGGCTGGACTGGACGAAGCTCGGCGAGGACCCGCTGCGGGTCGTGCTGCCGCGCCTCCACCCCGCCGCCGCCCGCTACCGGGACCGGCCCGAGGCGCCACACCTGGTCGAACTCGCCGACCAGCGCTGGATCCTGGGCTGCCACAAGTCCGCCGGCCAGCTCGCCCGGTACGCCGACCTGGCCGGCGTCGACCTGCGGATCTGCTGCACGGCGACGGACTACGACTTCGCCCAGTCGCTGGTCCATGCCGGGATCGGCATCGCGCTGATCCCCGAGATCGGCCTGGCCCGGGACCCGGAGCTGGTCGCCCTGCCGCTGGCCGGCCCCAGCCCGCGCCGCCACCTGGGACTGGCCCTCGCCCGCCGCCGGCGTGGCCAGGTCGCGCGCCTGGCCGAGGAATTGGCGTGCCGTCTGGTCGCGGAAGCGGGAGCAGGAGCGGGAGCGGGAGCAGGAGCAGGAGCAGGTACCGGAGGTACCGGAGGAGCGGGAGGAACCGGAGGCGCGGGCCGGGCGGAAGGAGAGGCGGAGGCGCCCGGCAGGACCCCGGCGGGTGCCGTACGGCGGTGA